Proteins co-encoded in one Marinobacter qingdaonensis genomic window:
- a CDS encoding transglutaminase-like cysteine peptidase — MVTAAPVLWRRAPLLPMLLLAAALVGAFELSSRLMNYVQEEFGSEAYERLENWQRLHKLAANAPVDRQLRLVNRFFNRVNFVNDIRHWGEEDYWATPVELLTTNGGDCEDFSIAKYLTLKSLGVPDDQLRIVYVKALELNQAHMVLAWYAEPDDDPLILDNLINEIKPASQRTDLEPVYSFNGEGLWLNNSGGERKRIGEAEKLSRWQELNTRLTDSLRP, encoded by the coding sequence ATGGTCACGGCTGCTCCTGTGCTTTGGCGCCGTGCCCCACTCCTGCCAATGCTGTTGCTGGCGGCTGCCCTCGTGGGCGCGTTCGAGCTCAGCAGCCGCTTGATGAACTACGTCCAGGAGGAGTTCGGCAGCGAGGCCTACGAACGCCTGGAAAACTGGCAACGCCTGCACAAGCTGGCGGCCAACGCCCCGGTTGACCGCCAGCTTCGCCTGGTCAATCGCTTCTTCAACCGGGTCAACTTCGTGAACGATATCCGGCACTGGGGTGAGGAGGATTACTGGGCCACCCCGGTTGAACTGCTGACCACCAACGGTGGCGACTGCGAGGATTTCTCCATCGCCAAGTACCTGACCCTGAAATCCCTCGGGGTGCCGGACGATCAGTTGCGCATCGTCTACGTCAAGGCCCTGGAGCTGAACCAGGCCCACATGGTGCTGGCCTGGTACGCCGAACCCGATGACGATCCGCTGATCCTCGACAACCTCATAAACGAGATTAAACCTGCCTCTCAACGCACTGATCTTGAACCTGTTTACAGTTTCAATGGTGAAGGGCTCTGGCTCAACAATTCCGGCGGCGAACGCAAGCGCATTGGCGAGGCCGAGAAGCTGTCGCGCTGGCAGGAGCTGAATACCCGCCTCACCGATTCCCTCCGCCCCTGA
- a CDS encoding AAA family ATPase, which produces MIPTMRVLLAGRDASQLSELEKVLVSGTSHILSLRHITSGNPDPLLNLPEPPETLIFCVTKAWEEELRALDQRPAARRPPTIVVGPENTAVMRMAMQVGARDYFSLPVPEYELRSSLKRIAEGAQADAGIRCAPLTAVINAKGGSGASIIAATLAHSLADRLEQRVALLDLDFQFGHLSSLFDLPADGGLIDAIVRSDSMDAVALEGHMLKHKSGLHILGDTSQQLIVPGDIDEGQLKKMIGVVRTGYDYVVADLPRQIDPVAGVVLESADTILLVVQQSIAHIQDARQMVRYLTTYLGIAPQRMKVVVNRWEKRLDLDVTDIRKTLEIEDVVCIPNDFAKVAESANLGTPLLEFAPSSPVSRSVVSLAESLSGKKVESGFGLGRVLRKLART; this is translated from the coding sequence ATGATCCCCACAATGAGAGTGCTTCTGGCTGGTCGCGACGCCAGCCAACTATCGGAACTGGAAAAGGTGCTGGTCAGCGGAACCTCGCACATTCTGAGCCTCAGACACATCACCTCCGGTAATCCGGACCCGCTGTTGAACCTTCCGGAGCCACCGGAAACCCTGATCTTCTGTGTGACCAAGGCCTGGGAGGAGGAGCTCCGGGCCCTGGATCAACGCCCGGCCGCGCGCCGCCCGCCGACCATTGTGGTGGGCCCGGAGAATACCGCCGTCATGCGCATGGCCATGCAGGTGGGGGCGCGGGACTACTTCAGTCTGCCGGTGCCGGAGTACGAGCTCCGCTCGTCCCTGAAGCGCATCGCCGAGGGCGCCCAGGCTGACGCCGGCATTCGCTGTGCGCCCCTGACCGCAGTGATCAACGCCAAGGGCGGGTCTGGCGCCAGCATCATCGCTGCCACCCTGGCGCACAGCCTGGCGGACCGGCTCGAACAGCGGGTGGCGCTGCTGGACCTGGATTTCCAGTTCGGCCACCTGTCATCGCTGTTCGATCTGCCCGCCGACGGCGGCCTGATTGATGCCATTGTCCGGTCCGACAGCATGGACGCGGTGGCTCTTGAGGGCCACATGCTCAAGCACAAGAGTGGCCTCCACATTCTGGGCGATACCTCCCAGCAGCTCATTGTTCCGGGCGACATTGACGAGGGGCAGCTCAAGAAGATGATCGGCGTGGTGCGCACCGGCTACGACTACGTGGTGGCCGACCTGCCGCGGCAGATCGACCCGGTGGCCGGCGTGGTGCTGGAGTCCGCCGACACCATCCTGCTGGTGGTGCAGCAGAGCATCGCCCACATCCAGGATGCCCGCCAGATGGTCCGGTACCTGACTACCTACCTGGGCATCGCGCCACAAAGGATGAAAGTGGTGGTGAACCGTTGGGAAAAACGTCTGGACCTGGATGTTACCGACATCCGCAAGACCCTGGAAATCGAGGATGTGGTCTGCATTCCCAACGATTTCGCCAAGGTTGCGGAGAGCGCCAATCTGGGCACGCCGCTACTGGAGTTTGCACCGTCATCTCCGGTCAGCCGCAGTGTCGTGAGTCTGGCGGAAAGCCTGAGTGGCAAGAAGGTCGAGAGCGGATTCGGACTTGGCCGAGTGCTGCGCAAACTGGCCCGTACATGA
- a CDS encoding FGGY-family carbohydrate kinase: MTGDSLILAIDNGTQSVRALLFDTRGNLVGKGKQNIEAYFSDQPGWAEQHPAYFWDSIGQACQKLWASTEATPGQVAGVTLTTQRGTVVNLDADGQPLRPAIIWLDQRHARVDRPLGGAWGWLFKLTGLEGTINRFREKTQANWIYQNQPEVWQQTRHFLLLSGYLTYRLTGQFRDSTASQVGYLPFDYRRHRWAGRRDFKWQTMPVTADMLPELVAPGESLGTLTEAAARHLGLAAGLPVIAAASDKACEVLGSGGLSPDIGCMSYGTTATINTTSQRYVEPIRLMPPYPSARPGHYSTEVMIYRGFWMVSWFKREFGLRERKIAEQRGIEPEALFDELVRSVPAGSMGLMLQPYWSPGVRQPGPEAKGSIIGFGDVHTRAHIYRAILEGLAYALREGREKIEKRTGVPIRTLRVAGGGSQSDAAMQLTADVFGLPAERPHTYETSGLGAAIDAAVGLGLHPDFETAVAAMTRVGKVFYPQPETQALYDRLYSEVYLKMYPQLRPLYQKIREITGYPA, from the coding sequence ATGACCGGTGATTCCCTGATTCTGGCCATCGACAACGGCACCCAAAGCGTCCGCGCCCTGCTCTTCGACACCCGGGGCAATCTGGTGGGCAAGGGCAAACAGAACATCGAAGCCTATTTCTCGGACCAGCCCGGCTGGGCCGAGCAGCACCCCGCGTATTTCTGGGACAGCATCGGCCAGGCCTGCCAGAAACTCTGGGCCAGTACCGAAGCCACGCCCGGGCAGGTCGCCGGGGTGACCCTGACCACCCAGCGGGGCACCGTGGTCAATCTCGATGCTGACGGCCAGCCCCTGCGCCCGGCCATCATCTGGCTGGACCAACGCCACGCCCGGGTCGACCGCCCCTTGGGCGGCGCCTGGGGCTGGTTGTTCAAGCTGACCGGCCTGGAGGGCACCATCAACCGGTTTCGGGAGAAAACCCAGGCTAACTGGATCTACCAGAACCAACCGGAGGTGTGGCAACAGACCCGGCATTTCCTGTTGCTGTCCGGCTACCTGACCTACCGACTGACCGGCCAGTTCCGGGATTCCACCGCCAGCCAGGTCGGTTACCTGCCGTTCGATTACCGCCGGCATCGCTGGGCCGGCCGACGGGACTTCAAATGGCAGACCATGCCGGTCACCGCTGACATGCTGCCGGAACTGGTGGCACCGGGTGAATCCCTGGGGACCCTGACCGAAGCCGCCGCCCGGCATCTGGGCCTTGCGGCCGGACTGCCGGTCATTGCCGCGGCCTCGGACAAGGCCTGCGAGGTACTTGGCTCCGGCGGCCTGTCGCCGGACATTGGCTGCATGAGCTACGGCACCACCGCTACCATCAACACCACCAGCCAACGCTACGTGGAGCCGATTCGCCTCATGCCGCCCTACCCGTCGGCGCGGCCCGGCCATTACTCCACGGAGGTCATGATCTACCGGGGCTTCTGGATGGTGAGCTGGTTCAAGCGGGAATTCGGGCTGCGGGAGCGGAAAATCGCCGAACAACGGGGCATCGAACCGGAAGCGCTGTTCGACGAGCTGGTGCGCTCGGTACCCGCCGGCTCCATGGGCTTGATGCTGCAGCCCTACTGGTCGCCGGGTGTGCGCCAGCCCGGACCGGAGGCGAAAGGCTCGATCATCGGGTTCGGGGACGTCCACACCCGCGCCCACATCTACCGGGCCATCCTGGAGGGGCTGGCGTACGCCTTGCGTGAGGGCCGGGAGAAGATCGAGAAGCGCACCGGCGTCCCGATCCGGACCCTGAGGGTTGCCGGCGGCGGGTCCCAGAGCGATGCCGCCATGCAGTTGACCGCGGACGTTTTTGGGTTGCCGGCTGAGAGGCCCCACACCTACGAAACCTCCGGCCTGGGCGCCGCCATCGACGCAGCGGTCGGCCTGGGTTTACACCCGGATTTCGAAACCGCGGTCGCGGCCATGACCCGGGTGGGCAAGGTGTTCTACCCCCAACCCGAGACCCAGGCGCTGTACGACCGGCTGTACTCGGAGGTGTACCTGAAGATGTACCCGCAGCTGCGCCCGCTGTACCAGAAGATCCGCGAGATCACCGGCTACCCTGCGTAG
- a CDS encoding type II secretion system F family protein: METLGDNLWVFVALVFTAVFLLSQGLVIPVFGESRSARRRMKRRMKTLVSESENQQRVSLLREHYSKHLSPLEKRLEFSVVLEPLRNLIAQSGLKTAAYKVVLLAIVLATVLGAIAWNFNKVYWVPLLAAPVGLILPFLYIRRKRAERIARIEEQLPDVVDVIIRALRAGHPFVEAIRLVSAEMPKPVGEEFQITFNEINYGGDVRTALMGLLQRVPSILVMALITAVLVQREAGGNLAEVLEKIAAVIRGRFRFQRKVRTLSAEGRISAWVLTLTPFALFVLISLINPDYMPMLTESTRGADIVMIALGLIVVGVFWIKRILNLKV; this comes from the coding sequence ATGGAAACGTTGGGAGACAATCTCTGGGTGTTCGTCGCCTTGGTGTTCACCGCGGTGTTCCTGCTGTCCCAGGGGCTGGTTATTCCGGTCTTTGGCGAGAGCCGAAGTGCCCGAAGACGCATGAAGCGACGCATGAAAACCCTGGTGTCGGAGTCGGAGAACCAGCAGCGGGTCTCCCTGCTGCGTGAGCATTACAGCAAGCATCTCAGCCCCCTGGAAAAACGGCTGGAATTCTCCGTGGTGCTCGAACCGCTCCGTAACCTGATCGCCCAGAGCGGATTGAAGACCGCGGCCTACAAGGTGGTCCTGCTCGCCATCGTCCTGGCGACAGTGCTGGGAGCCATCGCCTGGAACTTCAACAAGGTCTACTGGGTGCCGCTGCTGGCGGCACCGGTGGGCCTGATCCTGCCCTTCCTGTACATCCGAAGAAAACGGGCGGAGCGGATCGCACGGATAGAGGAGCAATTGCCGGATGTGGTGGACGTCATCATCCGGGCCTTGCGCGCCGGGCACCCGTTCGTGGAAGCCATTCGCCTGGTGTCGGCGGAAATGCCGAAACCGGTGGGCGAGGAATTCCAGATCACCTTTAACGAGATCAATTACGGTGGCGACGTCCGTACCGCGCTCATGGGCTTGCTGCAGCGCGTGCCCAGCATCCTGGTGATGGCGTTGATCACCGCCGTGCTGGTGCAGCGGGAGGCGGGTGGCAACCTGGCGGAGGTGCTGGAGAAGATTGCGGCCGTCATTCGGGGCCGGTTCCGGTTCCAGCGCAAGGTCCGCACCCTGTCGGCCGAGGGCCGGATATCCGCCTGGGTACTGACCCTGACGCCCTTCGCGCTGTTTGTGCTGATTTCCCTGATCAACCCGGACTACATGCCCATGCTCACGGAGAGTACCCGTGGCGCTGACATCGTCATGATTGCCCTGGGGTTAATCGTTGTTGGGGTGTTCTGGATCAAACGGATCCTCAACCTCAAGGTGTAA
- a CDS encoding CpaF family protein translates to MNTNGMNEPSLARFGVNGQRHDVEQARRVEEEQERLCKNALRKKLMKVLDLSLISTLGRAEAESQILAIGQQMMNEDSVPLSLNSRQKVLKQILDDILGLGPLEPLLADKSIADILVNGFDNVYVERNGKLQRVDVSFSSDSHLMNVIDRIVSSVGRRIDESSPMVDARLQDGSRVNAIIPPLAVDGPLLSIRRFSIGRLTVDALIEKHTLTEPIANLLDAIVRGRMNVLISGGTGSGKTTLLNVMSGFIPHNERIVTIEDSAELQLQQPHVARLETRPPNIESKGEVTQRDLVRNSLRMRPDRIIVGEVRGTEALDMLQAMNTGHDGSMTTLHANSPRDALTRIENMVAMASAGMPIRAIRNQIASAIDVVLQVERQEDGVRRLISVQEINGMEGDVITMSELFAFKRRGKDEDGMVVGNYVATGIVPRFHEHLQQRGIELPLSLYNPDWEG, encoded by the coding sequence ATGAATACCAATGGAATGAATGAACCGTCCCTGGCCCGTTTCGGGGTCAACGGCCAGCGCCACGATGTCGAACAGGCGCGGCGGGTGGAAGAAGAACAGGAACGTCTTTGCAAGAACGCCTTGCGTAAGAAACTGATGAAGGTGCTCGACCTGTCGCTCATCAGCACCCTGGGGCGGGCCGAGGCGGAAAGCCAGATCCTGGCCATCGGCCAGCAGATGATGAACGAGGACTCGGTGCCCCTGAGCCTGAATTCCCGGCAGAAGGTGCTGAAACAGATCCTCGACGACATCCTGGGCCTGGGGCCCCTGGAGCCCTTGCTGGCGGACAAGAGCATCGCCGACATCCTGGTGAACGGATTCGACAATGTCTACGTCGAGCGCAACGGTAAGCTGCAACGGGTCGATGTCAGTTTCAGCAGCGACTCCCATTTGATGAACGTGATCGACCGCATAGTCTCCAGCGTCGGCCGCCGGATCGACGAATCCTCCCCGATGGTGGACGCGCGCCTGCAGGACGGCTCCCGGGTCAACGCCATCATCCCGCCGCTGGCGGTGGATGGACCACTGCTGTCCATTCGGCGCTTCTCCATTGGCCGGCTGACGGTGGATGCGTTGATCGAGAAGCACACCCTGACCGAGCCCATCGCCAACCTGCTCGATGCCATTGTCCGGGGCCGGATGAACGTGCTGATCTCGGGCGGCACCGGTTCGGGTAAAACCACCTTGCTCAACGTGATGTCGGGGTTCATTCCCCATAACGAGCGCATTGTCACCATTGAGGACTCGGCCGAGTTGCAGCTGCAACAGCCCCATGTGGCCCGCCTGGAAACCCGGCCACCGAACATTGAAAGCAAGGGCGAGGTGACCCAGCGCGACCTGGTGCGCAACAGCCTCCGGATGCGGCCGGACCGGATCATTGTCGGCGAGGTGCGCGGCACCGAGGCCCTGGACATGCTGCAGGCCATGAATACCGGCCACGACGGCTCCATGACCACCCTGCACGCCAACTCCCCGCGCGATGCGCTGACCCGGATCGAGAACATGGTGGCCATGGCCAGCGCTGGAATGCCGATCCGGGCCATCCGCAACCAGATTGCCTCTGCCATCGATGTGGTGTTGCAGGTAGAGCGCCAGGAGGACGGGGTGCGGCGGCTGATCAGTGTGCAGGAAATCAATGGCATGGAAGGCGATGTGATCACCATGTCCGAGCTGTTCGCCTTCAAGCGTCGTGGCAAGGATGAGGACGGCATGGTGGTCGGTAACTACGTGGCCACCGGCATCGTGCCCCGGTTCCACGAACACCTTCAGCAGCGGGGGATCGAGCTGCCGCTGTCGCTGTACAACCCGGACTGGGAGGGCTGA
- a CDS encoding FAD-binding oxidoreductase, translating into MRRWNGWGDDTFNLTLPSDGHQFLSERIGAGQPLDDATLESVCAKVPRSRLPEDPAIDGLIDTGAETRVRHARGQSLADWLAMRSGDFGVFPDGVATPSTGAEVRQLLQYASRHNLHLIPYGGGTSVAGHINPVELDRPILTVSLSAMNRLLDLDPDSQIATFGAGTPGPLVESQLRAHGYTLGHFPQSFELSTVGGWVASRSSGQQSLRYGRIEQLFAGGTVETLKGTLQIPTIPASSAGPDIREIILGSEGRLGLITEVKVRISPLPDRESFHVVFFPSWSQARTACRKLVQNRTQLSMLRLSNAVETETQLALAGHPRLIGMLESFLSLRGTGDGKCMMTFGLTGSRHQCRSALRDARRICAEYKGVYTGTRLGAKWAEKRFTMPYLREALWQLGYAVDTLETATDWDNVDNLLGRIEDSLRTGLADRQESTHVFTHLSHFYGQGCSIYTTYVYRVADTYEETLARWQALKHQTSEVIVHNGGTISHQHGVGKDHAPYLPVEKGELGMMALRSLCKSFDPDALLNPQTLVD; encoded by the coding sequence ATGCGACGTTGGAACGGCTGGGGTGACGACACCTTTAACCTGACACTGCCCTCGGATGGCCATCAGTTTCTGAGCGAACGGATTGGCGCCGGCCAACCCCTCGACGATGCCACTCTGGAATCCGTGTGCGCGAAGGTGCCCCGCTCCCGCCTGCCCGAGGATCCAGCAATCGATGGGCTGATTGATACCGGCGCCGAAACCCGGGTCCGCCACGCCCGGGGCCAGAGCCTGGCCGACTGGCTGGCCATGCGCAGCGGCGACTTTGGCGTCTTTCCCGACGGGGTCGCCACGCCTTCCACCGGGGCCGAGGTTCGCCAGCTGCTGCAGTACGCCAGCCGCCACAACCTGCATCTGATCCCCTATGGCGGCGGCACCAGCGTGGCCGGCCACATCAACCCGGTCGAACTGGACCGGCCGATTCTGACCGTGAGTCTCAGCGCGATGAATCGCTTGCTGGACCTGGACCCGGACAGCCAGATCGCCACGTTCGGCGCGGGCACACCCGGCCCCCTGGTGGAATCCCAGCTTCGGGCCCACGGCTACACCCTGGGCCATTTCCCCCAGTCCTTCGAACTGTCGACGGTCGGGGGCTGGGTGGCCTCCCGCTCCAGCGGCCAGCAATCCCTTCGCTATGGCCGCATTGAGCAGCTGTTCGCCGGCGGCACCGTCGAGACCTTGAAAGGCACCCTGCAGATACCCACCATTCCCGCCTCCAGTGCCGGCCCGGACATCCGGGAGATCATCCTGGGCTCGGAAGGCCGCCTGGGACTGATCACCGAGGTCAAGGTCAGGATCAGTCCGTTGCCCGACCGGGAGAGCTTCCACGTGGTGTTCTTTCCCAGCTGGAGCCAGGCCCGAACGGCCTGCCGCAAGCTGGTCCAGAACCGCACCCAGTTGTCCATGTTGCGCCTGAGCAACGCGGTGGAAACCGAAACCCAACTGGCGCTGGCCGGTCATCCCCGCCTGATCGGCATGCTCGAATCCTTCCTGTCCCTGCGTGGCACCGGCGACGGCAAGTGCATGATGACCTTCGGCCTGACCGGCAGCCGGCACCAGTGCCGAAGCGCCTTGCGCGATGCACGCCGGATTTGCGCCGAGTACAAGGGCGTCTACACCGGCACCCGACTGGGCGCCAAGTGGGCCGAAAAACGCTTCACCATGCCCTACCTGCGGGAGGCCCTGTGGCAGCTCGGGTATGCCGTCGACACCCTGGAGACCGCCACGGACTGGGACAACGTCGACAACCTGCTCGGGCGTATCGAAGACAGTCTCAGAACCGGACTGGCCGACCGCCAAGAAAGCACCCACGTGTTTACCCACCTGTCCCATTTCTACGGCCAGGGGTGCAGCATCTACACCACCTACGTGTACCGGGTGGCGGACACCTATGAGGAAACCCTGGCCCGCTGGCAGGCCCTGAAGCACCAGACCTCCGAGGTGATCGTCCACAATGGCGGCACCATCAGTCACCAGCACGGCGTGGGCAAGGATCACGCCCCCTACCTGCCGGTGGAAAAGGGCGAGTTGGGGATGATGGCCCTGCGCTCCCTGTGCAAGAGCTTTGACCCGGACGCCCTGCTCAACCCGCAGACCCTGGTGGACTGA
- a CDS encoding glycerol-3-phosphate dehydrogenase/oxidase, with protein sequence MTVTREQSLEALRAGAAPFDVIVVGGGITGAGVAREAAGSGLRTLLVEQKDFAWGTSSRSSKMVHGGLRYLGSGQFGLTQDAVQERQRLMAEAPGLIEPLRFVLPHYHRQFPGPRLFQMLLRVYDRIARVRSRRLLTAGESLQWVPGLAQDRLMGASVFTDAVTDDARLVLRILAEARRDGALCLNYVKALEVQRDTEGQVTGLQIQPEESDSPMTVAGRLVINATGAWAGELQQNADDRQTIRPLRGSHLVLPWKRLPVSCSVSLLHPDDRRPVFAFPWQGTTVLGTTDLDHRESLDQEPAISQPEVDYLLRICARLFPGSDISAKDILSTWAGVRPVVSDGGPKAPSKENREHQLWNDKGLISIAGGKLTTFRLIAREALYAGLEPSGSERLRDEDRPVFAAQPSAPRPTGISHLTWQRLQGYYGPELTEVLAAGDHQAVCADPAVCDLLWTELAWACGREDVRHLDDLLLRRTRLGLILPDGAHDLMSELKQRLQPVLGWTDDQWQREADRYRAIWQQAYSLPLPATEGAER encoded by the coding sequence ATGACCGTGACCCGAGAGCAGAGCCTGGAAGCGTTACGGGCCGGGGCAGCGCCCTTCGACGTCATTGTGGTTGGGGGCGGCATCACCGGAGCCGGGGTCGCCCGGGAAGCGGCCGGCAGCGGCCTGCGCACCCTGCTGGTCGAGCAGAAGGATTTCGCCTGGGGCACCTCCAGCCGCTCCTCCAAGATGGTCCACGGTGGCCTTCGCTACCTGGGCAGCGGCCAATTCGGGCTGACCCAGGACGCGGTTCAGGAACGCCAGCGCCTGATGGCGGAAGCGCCAGGGCTGATCGAGCCGCTGCGGTTCGTGCTGCCGCATTATCACCGGCAGTTCCCGGGCCCGCGGCTGTTCCAGATGTTGCTTCGGGTCTACGACCGAATCGCCCGTGTGCGGTCGCGCCGGCTCCTGACCGCCGGTGAAAGCCTGCAATGGGTCCCCGGGTTGGCCCAGGACCGGCTGATGGGCGCCAGCGTGTTCACCGACGCGGTCACCGACGACGCCCGCCTGGTGCTGCGCATCCTGGCCGAGGCCCGTCGGGACGGCGCCCTCTGCCTGAACTACGTGAAAGCGCTTGAAGTTCAACGCGACACCGAGGGCCAGGTCACCGGTCTGCAGATCCAGCCGGAAGAATCCGACAGCCCCATGACCGTGGCTGGCCGACTGGTTATCAATGCCACCGGCGCCTGGGCGGGCGAGTTGCAACAAAACGCCGACGACCGGCAAACCATCCGTCCCCTGCGGGGCAGCCATCTGGTGCTGCCCTGGAAACGCCTGCCGGTGTCCTGTTCGGTGTCGCTGCTGCACCCGGACGACCGGCGCCCGGTGTTTGCTTTTCCCTGGCAAGGGACCACCGTGCTCGGGACCACCGATCTGGATCACCGCGAGTCGCTGGACCAGGAGCCCGCCATTAGCCAACCGGAAGTCGATTACCTGCTGCGCATCTGCGCCCGGCTTTTTCCCGGCAGCGACATTTCCGCCAAAGACATCCTGTCCACCTGGGCCGGCGTGCGTCCGGTCGTGTCCGATGGCGGCCCGAAGGCGCCGTCCAAGGAAAACCGGGAACATCAGCTGTGGAACGACAAGGGCCTGATCAGTATCGCCGGCGGCAAGCTCACCACCTTTCGGCTCATCGCCCGGGAAGCCCTGTATGCCGGGCTGGAGCCGTCCGGGTCGGAACGGCTGCGGGACGAAGACCGCCCGGTGTTCGCGGCGCAACCGTCGGCACCGCGCCCCACCGGCATCAGTCACCTTACCTGGCAGCGCCTGCAAGGCTATTACGGGCCAGAGCTGACCGAGGTCCTGGCCGCCGGCGACCATCAAGCGGTGTGCGCCGATCCGGCGGTCTGCGATCTGCTGTGGACCGAGCTGGCCTGGGCCTGCGGTCGCGAGGACGTCCGGCATTTGGACGACCTGCTGCTGCGCCGAACCCGACTCGGACTCATCCTGCCCGATGGCGCCCACGATCTGATGTCGGAGTTGAAACAGCGCCTGCAACCAGTGCTCGGCTGGACCGATGACCAGTGGCAGCGGGAAGCCGACCGCTACCGGGCGATCTGGCAGCAGGCCTACAGCCTGCCGCTCCCCGCCACAGAGGGAGCGGAACGATGA
- a CDS encoding type II secretion system F family protein yields MDYLMGLLNATLQNPELAEWVFVSLMGAAVFCVGLAGIFLISTVFNPVRERLQSVVGSGAETENRKPGAMVLLAGKVAPFVLPKKAGERSRTKERLIHAGFRGDNALPTFYAIKTLLFIGLPVLVLLTINWIPGLTSEQTLQAAAIAVLVGVGAPNFVLSKLIKRRQRLLYNGFPDALDLLVVCTEAGFGLKPAMQRVADEISVGHPELAQEFALVNAEMRAGVERAEALRNLADRTGLEAIAGLVTLLSQSLRFGTSIADSLRIYSEEFRDKRMQKAEEEAGKISTKLIFPLVLCMFPAFFVVAIGPAIVGLLDHFKG; encoded by the coding sequence ATGGACTATTTGATGGGATTGCTGAACGCCACGCTCCAGAACCCGGAGCTGGCCGAATGGGTGTTCGTGTCGCTCATGGGCGCGGCGGTGTTCTGCGTCGGGCTGGCCGGCATCTTCCTGATCTCGACGGTATTCAACCCGGTTCGGGAGCGGCTGCAATCGGTGGTGGGTTCCGGTGCTGAGACGGAAAACCGGAAACCCGGCGCCATGGTGCTGCTGGCCGGAAAGGTCGCACCGTTTGTGCTGCCGAAAAAAGCGGGGGAGCGCAGCCGCACCAAGGAGCGGCTGATACACGCCGGTTTCCGCGGCGACAACGCACTGCCGACCTTCTACGCCATCAAGACCCTGCTGTTCATCGGCTTGCCGGTGCTGGTTTTGCTGACGATCAACTGGATTCCGGGGCTGACGTCCGAGCAAACCCTGCAGGCGGCGGCCATCGCCGTTCTGGTCGGAGTCGGTGCACCCAACTTCGTGCTGTCCAAGCTGATCAAGCGGCGCCAGCGCCTGTTGTACAACGGCTTTCCCGACGCCCTTGACCTGCTGGTGGTCTGCACCGAGGCGGGGTTTGGCCTGAAACCGGCGATGCAGCGGGTCGCGGACGAAATCTCCGTGGGTCATCCGGAACTGGCCCAGGAATTCGCCCTGGTCAACGCGGAGATGCGAGCCGGAGTGGAGCGGGCGGAGGCACTGCGCAACCTGGCCGACCGTACTGGCCTGGAGGCCATTGCGGGCCTGGTGACCCTGCTCAGCCAGAGCCTGCGTTTCGGTACCAGCATCGCCGACTCACTGCGGATCTACTCTGAGGAGTTTCGCGACAAGCGGATGCAGAAAGCCGAAGAGGAGGCTGGAAAGATCTCCACCAAACTGATTTTCCCCCTGGTGCTGTGCATGTTCCCGGCGTTCTTCGTGGTGGCCATCGGCCCCGCGATCGTCGGCTTGCTTGACCACTTCAAGGGCTAG
- a CDS encoding tetratricopeptide repeat protein, whose protein sequence is MTLAVMVGCASNPTPAGKDYSGLYSGKSELTFSTLMPIGSAEEGIARGDSALARGEPDQAIFEYIRTLELEPDNAEVFYKIGSINLQKGELTKAHSAFQKALERDPEHSRSLEGMGLVLMQIRQPEQARIVLEQAVSLNETLGRAHNALGILADLRGEFGQASVHYENALRLSPLSARIQNNLGYSHYLAGRWNLAERAYLATLNIDPRYKKAWQNLGQLYARQERYDEALDALTEVMTKAEALNVVGYICMNAGKLEDAERFFRYATEASPSYYVAANQNLEQVRRVMAKR, encoded by the coding sequence ATGACACTGGCCGTGATGGTCGGTTGTGCGTCCAATCCGACGCCGGCGGGCAAGGATTACTCGGGCCTGTACAGCGGCAAGTCGGAGCTGACGTTTTCGACGCTGATGCCCATCGGCTCGGCGGAAGAGGGCATTGCCCGGGGCGACTCCGCGCTGGCGCGGGGCGAACCGGACCAGGCGATCTTCGAGTACATCCGGACCCTGGAGCTGGAGCCGGATAACGCCGAGGTGTTCTACAAGATTGGCAGCATCAACCTGCAGAAGGGCGAGCTGACCAAGGCGCACAGCGCCTTCCAGAAGGCCCTGGAGCGGGATCCCGAGCACTCACGTTCGCTTGAGGGCATGGGCCTGGTGCTGATGCAGATCCGGCAACCGGAGCAGGCCAGGATCGTGCTGGAGCAGGCGGTCAGCCTGAATGAGACCCTGGGGCGGGCCCACAATGCCCTGGGTATTCTGGCCGATCTGCGGGGCGAATTCGGCCAGGCCAGCGTGCATTACGAAAATGCCCTGCGCCTGTCGCCCCTGAGTGCGCGCATTCAGAACAACCTGGGCTACTCCCACTACCTGGCGGGGCGCTGGAACCTGGCGGAGCGGGCTTACCTGGCGACACTGAACATCGACCCCCGGTACAAGAAAGCCTGGCAAAACCTGGGGCAACTCTACGCCCGGCAGGAACGGTATGATGAAGCCCTGGATGCCCTGACCGAAGTCATGACCAAGGCGGAGGCCCTGAATGTGGTGGGTTACATTTGCATGAATGCCGGCAAGCTTGAGGACGCCGAGCGGTTCTTCCGCTATGCCACCGAGGCCTCGCCGAGCTACTACGTGGCGGCCAACCAGAATCTGGAGCAGGTACGGCGGGTGATGGCCAAGCGCTAA